The genomic stretch CTTCATAAGATGTTGAAGAATTGAAAATTTTTCTAGGATAATTATTCATAAAATTTTCAATAAATTTAACATCTTTTTTTCTTAATTTATTCATAGACCTACCCTTAGGAATAAATCTCCTAATCATCTTATTATTATTTTCATTACTACCCCTCTCATTAGAACAATAAGGGTGAGCAAAATACCACTTAATACCTAAATCAGTAATATACTTAACATTAGAAAACTCAGAACCATTATCAGAAGTAATAGAATGAATTAAATATTTATT from Streptobacillus ratti encodes the following:
- a CDS encoding IS30 family transposase, which encodes NKYLIHSITSDNGSEFSNVKYITDLGIKWYFAHPYCSNERGSNENNNKMIRRFIPKGRSMNKLRKKDVKFIENFMNNYPRKIFNSSTSYEVYECLLNLV